Proteins encoded by one window of Longimicrobiales bacterium:
- a CDS encoding ATP-binding protein: ADGSDRVSLSVTDTGIGFDRAHSARLFDAFYSTKNEGMGVGLSVSRSIIENHQGRIWGALNDGPGATFAFSIPGRLHA; the protein is encoded by the coding sequence AGGCGGACGGAAGCGACCGGGTCAGTTTGAGCGTCACGGATACCGGTATTGGTTTCGACCGTGCCCACAGCGCCAGACTCTTCGATGCATTCTACAGCACCAAGAATGAAGGGATGGGCGTCGGACTCTCCGTGAGCCGATCGATTATCGAGAACCATCAGGGACGGATTTGGGGGGCTCTGAACGACGGTCCGGGAGCTACGTTCGCGTTCTCGATTCCCGGTAGACTTCACGCGTAG